From a region of the Armatimonas rosea genome:
- a CDS encoding OmpA family protein — protein MNKTTGKWLSGLGLVALLISCPVCHRGPIEQHLTAQSRTALTKAGLPEWARNVSYSGFDATLFGPSAEATRAGSVVRQVLTTEVPWLADIKILGKKSGSSTPATPEAPTATAEPSAAPSESPTAAPTPSPAPAASPTPQASPLALAAGEATGLVQILSYEGTVYVRGVYPDDASRQSALQAARAAFGSRVKDETTLSGKGGSLGWPEQALKSLSALKPVRGLELSAGGDLVTLTGQVGSDEEKTKLGGLVKASLPATVTVENRLTLAGECVSVPTPAPTAALPETERKSAQEKLNTVVGGGEVLFATASSRLRAEAYPYLDRIAEALKSQTSATVVVGGHTDNQGDEGSNRQLSQKRADSVRSYLIARGVPTRHLFAQGFGSSQPIASNAAEEGRRRNRRIGFVVR, from the coding sequence ATGAACAAAACGACCGGAAAATGGCTGAGCGGACTGGGGCTTGTCGCACTCCTGATCTCTTGCCCCGTCTGCCATCGCGGGCCGATTGAGCAGCACCTAACAGCGCAGTCGCGGACCGCGCTCACCAAGGCGGGCTTACCGGAGTGGGCGAGGAATGTCAGCTACAGCGGCTTCGATGCGACACTCTTTGGCCCAAGTGCAGAGGCAACCCGCGCCGGCAGTGTCGTGCGCCAGGTTCTCACGACAGAGGTCCCGTGGCTGGCAGACATCAAGATTTTAGGCAAGAAGTCAGGCTCGTCTACGCCCGCGACACCCGAGGCGCCCACAGCAACCGCAGAGCCCTCGGCGGCACCCAGCGAGAGCCCCACTGCGGCACCGACACCGAGTCCCGCTCCGGCGGCAAGCCCCACCCCCCAAGCGAGCCCCTTGGCTCTCGCTGCAGGCGAGGCGACCGGGCTGGTGCAGATTCTCTCCTACGAGGGGACGGTCTATGTCCGGGGGGTCTACCCCGACGATGCCAGCCGTCAGAGTGCGCTGCAGGCGGCGCGCGCGGCCTTTGGGAGCCGGGTGAAAGACGAGACGACGCTCAGCGGGAAGGGCGGCAGCCTAGGCTGGCCCGAGCAGGCCCTCAAGAGCCTCAGCGCCCTCAAGCCCGTGCGTGGCCTCGAGCTCTCCGCCGGGGGCGATCTGGTCACCTTAACCGGTCAAGTGGGCTCCGACGAGGAGAAGACAAAGCTGGGGGGGCTGGTCAAGGCCAGCCTTCCCGCCACGGTGACCGTGGAGAACCGCCTTACCCTGGCGGGAGAGTGTGTCTCTGTGCCGACCCCCGCCCCCACAGCGGCCCTGCCCGAGACCGAGCGCAAGAGCGCCCAGGAGAAGCTCAACACCGTGGTCGGTGGGGGTGAGGTGCTCTTTGCCACAGCCAGCTCCCGCCTCCGCGCCGAGGCCTATCCCTACCTCGATAGGATCGCGGAGGCGCTCAAGAGCCAGACCAGCGCGACTGTCGTGGTAGGGGGGCACACCGACAACCAGGGCGACGAGGGCAGCAACCGCCAGCTCAGCCAGAAGCGCGCCGACTCCGTACGCTCGTATCTGATCGCCCGCGGGGTTCCCACCCGTCATCTCTTTGCTCAGGGCTTTGGCTCCTCCCAGCCCATCGCCTCCAACGCCGCCGAAGAGGGTCGCCGCCGCAACCGCCGGATCGGCTTTGTGGTGCGCTAA